One Salvia hispanica cultivar TCC Black 2014 unplaced genomic scaffold, UniMelb_Shisp_WGS_1.0 HiC_scaffold_1209, whole genome shotgun sequence genomic region harbors:
- the LOC125198108 gene encoding probable disease resistance protein At1g58602 produces MKALDSDKSWQLFLKTVDKITSVENRFSKNLEKKGKEMLKKCWGLPIAIIDVARQKAKQRLSGMAWEEIFDSIDLSESLKLLEPMYFELEEVLKPHFLLLSLFKENAIMRDEKLEQIWAANGLVFDGGITDLADRSIIEVFGQGFYMTKTKCHLNPLLHMLSIRKAEEEMGLEVLRSNGNSRPSQNARHRVIHCGREKFNYFTNQDSEQLLSLIFLGGGGYLDNASSSYWESFERLKILDIEDFGLKTLSDSIGTLIELSYMGLRNNHLQEIPRSFGGLKKLEALDIAHNFMVEVPDVLWEMDSLRHLHMSNVIFRKALKVDALQNLDSLTYVSIYDLHMSNVNKLQKLGIEEVDENSDLDTLFATLAKTSYFPVVLVRGFRYRSMPCLDEIGGIRYLKTLKLDGRIGRLPSADTLPHFIRSIILVNTCLDEDPMPILEKLRSLAHLKLRNAYTGREMVTQGDGFFCLEVLCIKDLWNLRKIQVDDEAMYRVEEIEISNCPKLDTIPEGIRKMSKLQKFKMVTTKHIATKIRKSGLTSNIFEVDIYP; encoded by the coding sequence ATGAAAGCTTTGGATTCTGATAAGAGCTGGCAATTGTTTTTGAAAACAGTTGATAAAATTACAAGTGTTGAGAACAGATTCTCAAAGAACTTGGAGAAGAAGGGAAAAGAGATGTTGAAAAAATGTTGGGGTTTGCCGATAGCTATAATAGATGTTGCTAGGCAGAAAGCAAAGCAAAGACTCTCGGGGATGGCATGGGAAGAAAtttttgattcaattgatttgagTGAATCATTGAAGTTATTGGAACCGATGTATTTCGAAttggaggaagtattaaagCCACATTTCTTGcttctttcccttttcaaGGAGAATGCAATAATGAGAGACGAAAAGTTGGAACAAATTTGGGCTGCAAATGGATTAGTTTTTGATGGAGGTATAACGGATTTAGCTGATAGGTCGATTATTGAAGTCTTTGGGCAAGGCTTCTACATGACAAAGACAAAGTGTCACCTCAATCCTCTACTACACATGCTATCAATCAGAAAAGCAGAGGAAGAAATGGGCTTAGAGGTCTTAAGGAGCAATGGAAACAGTAGACCTTCTCAGAATGCCCGCCATCGTGTTATCCATTGTGGACGTGAgaagtttaattatttcacgAATCAAGATAGTGAACAACTTCTTTCTCTCATCTTCCTTGGAGGTGGTGGCTACCTAGACAACGCTAGCTCGTCTTATTGGGAGAGTTTTGAACGACTCAAAATACTTGACATAGAAGATTTTGGGTTGAAGACTTTATCAGATTCCATTGGCACATTGATTGAGTTAAGTTACATGGGTTTGAGAAATAATCACTTACAAGAGATCCCACGCTCGTTCGGGGGCTTGAAAAAGCTTGAGGCTCTTGACATAGCTCATAACTTTATGGTGGAGGTCCCAGATGTTTTATGGGAAATGGATAGCCTTCGTCATCTCCACATGTCTAATGTGATTTTTCGGAAGGCTTTGAAAGTAGATGCGCTGCAGAATCTGGATTCTCTAACATACGTCTCGATTTATGATCTCCACATGTCTAATGTGAATAAACTCCAAAAGTTGGGCATTGAAGAAGTTGATGAAAACTCAGATTTAGACACACTCTTTGCAACGCTAGCTAAGACTTCATACTTTCCTGTGGTTTTAGTAAGAGGGTTTCGTTATAGAAGCATGCCGTGTTTGGACGAAATCGGTGGTATACGATACCTCAAGACACTAAAACTAGATGGGCGCATAGGTAGGCTACCAAGTGCTGATACTTTGCCTCATTTTATTAGGAGCATAATATTGGTAAATACTTGTCTTGATGAAGACCCCATGCCAATATTAGAGAAGCTCCGATCCCTAGCCCACCTGAAACTGCGAAATGCATACACTGGTCGAGAAATGGTGACCCAGGGCGATGGATTTTTCTGCCTCGAAGTGCTTTGCATCAAAGATTTGTGGAATCTTAGAAAGATACAAGTTGATGATGAAGCAATGTACCGTGTCGAGGAAATAGAAATCAGTAACTGTCCAAAGCTGGATACAATCCCGGAAGGGATTCGGAAGATGTCTAAACTACAAAAGTTTAAAATGGTAACAACCAAACACATTGCGACAAAGATCAGAAAATCAGGGTTGACCTCCAATATTTTTGAGGTGGATATCTATCCATAG